Within the Gadus chalcogrammus isolate NIFS_2021 chromosome 15, NIFS_Gcha_1.0, whole genome shotgun sequence genome, the region ATGAAATCCAGACAAAGGTATAGGATATAAATTAAATGATCATTTATAAATAGAAAGGAGTATGAGAAAAGAAAGTTTACACGTCATCAGGACCGTCCCTGACGTCATCAAACGTTGACTCTAGATGTTGCGTTCCACTGTACGGGAGTTGCCGCATAAAACCAATCTACCTATTAAACATCGTTCTCGTCAACAATCAACAggcaatacatttaaaatagggAATATTTGGATCCATTCCGAAACCTCCGACAGATAATAAAGGATCGACTGAAGAGAACAAAAAGCCATCAAAGGGTGGTCTACTAACGCAAAGTCGTGCTACTATGGTACGAATACTGATTCAATCCCATTTGACTTGAACGCAGCTTCCCTGAGGTAGAAGACAGTGGAGCTCCGGGTTCTGCCATCACCTGAGCCGGGTTCTGCCGCCCTTGAGACGGGGTTCTGCAGTCACCTGAGCCGGGGTCCTGCCGTCACCAGAGCCGATACGTTCCGACTTCTACCTGCTCCAGAACGTCTGTCCGCCGGTAAGATTCAGCAGACCTCCGAACCCAATCGACCTGAGGCAGTGGGCTGGGTGACTCTCTGAGGCTGGATGAGCTCAGCTCGCATGCTACCAAACCCAAACGGTGTGTTGTGTATATGGGGGTACAGATATGACTTGTGTATgggtttatatatatagatgtgtgATTAGGTCTATagatgtgtgtatgagtttatAGATATGTGTATGGGTATATTGATGTGTGTCTGGGTCTATAGATGTATGTGTCTGGGTCTATAGATGTGTGTATGGGTCTaaagatgtgtttgtgtatgggtccatagatgtgtgtgtgtgtgtgtgtgtatgggtttatAGATGTATGTGTCTGGGTCTATAGATGGGTTTTAtagttgtatgtgtgtattgttgTACTTTGTGTACTAGCTGGCACCCAATGGATTGCTATAACCCTGTAATCGCTGTTGCATAGCTGAATAGTACTCTAGTATTGGTGGATCCTAATCCGACCACAGGCGTGACATTCCTGCAATACGGCGGTGATGAGAACCACCTGGGATTACCCCTGGTCCTCAGAGGCCCCCAGAGGCCTTAGAGCCCCTAGAGCCCCCCAGAGCCCCTAGATTCCCCAAGAGGCCCCTAAAGGCCCCCATAGCCCCTAGAGGCCCCCAGAACCCCTAGAGGCCTGGTGGGCGTGTTCCTGGAGGTGCAGAGCGGTGGTCCTCGGACCTTGGGTCAGTAACGCTTCTCTCCTCCAGCGGTCAGGATGCGCCGCTCCTAGCCGCAGAACGCCTTCAGGCTCCACGATGAGGATCCCCAGACTGGCCAGTGTGTTCCTGTCGGTGGCCGGCCTGCTGGCCTACCTCATGTACGTGAAGCAGCACTACGCCCGGCCCGCGGCCGCGCAGTACCGGCCCCCCGGCTACACGCTGCTCCGAGGGCCCGCTGGCGACCCGGGCCCCGCCACCGATGAACCGGCCAAGTGGCACTTCCGCTACGGGGTGATGATCGACGCCGGATCCACCGGCACCAGGATCCACGTCTTCAAGTTCCTCCATCAGCTCAACGGTAAGAACCAGTGGaaccagtaaaaaaaaaaagaacaaaacagaagaacaaaaaaaaaatatataagacaACAGTTCAGTGATAGGCTAGGCTGCATCCCTCTGGATGTGGGCGGTTCTACACGCAGCTAAGGAATGTTGGATATGAATCGGAATATTCAGTATGTTTTGATTCTGTTCGGTTGCATCGTTCATTCTGAAATGCTCGTTACCCTTTGACCCATAATCCCTCTCCCCACGGGGGGAGGGCATTCGGCCACTCATTGTGGAACATCCATTCATATAAAGTAGATTAAGTTGTATAACAACGGAATCCCTCTGGGCCCCATGGTTCTGCTCTTAGTGTATTTAAAAGCTATAAATGTATTAATTACCCGCTTGGAACAAAAGAAGCTTTGTTCTTAATTCCAGAGATGTGCTTtgatgcacacaaaaaaaaatgaacacaaaCTCATTAGTGCCTTTTTAGTGCTTTTTATTAGGCTTACCCTGCTAGCAAATGGCTTGCCAAATGGCTTAGTTATCGCAATGCTAAGCTAAATCAGAGGCTGAGTGCTCTTTTGGCTTTGTTGTTAGCCCTGCAGCTAGCCTCGGAGCTATGCTTGCTAATAGTTGGTTCTCAGCGTGCTGTAGTTATGCGGTCATGGATTGTCATTAAGAGGTTTATGACAACTGAAATGTAGGTAGGGGTCAGATGTTACGTGCGCTTAGagattaatcaaatatttgGTCAAATAAGATTATGAAAGTGGTCAGAGTTGATAGTGGCAACAGGAATGTTAAgcctgtgtggtggtggtgtttgttaCTCTTGTGTCTATTCTTACAgaggttcctaaattggcccatGAAACGTTCAAAGCCATTAAACCGGGCCTGTCTGCCTACGCTGATGACCCAGATCAGGTAGAGTTTCCACAACACTCACCAACACCAGCTGAAGCATCCCCAACTGTTTTTGCTGTGCTCATTCTCGTGTCAAGTTTGGGACTCACTGCAATGACCTCCTTATGAGTGGGACGAGGCGTTCATGTCCAACTCAGTGTGGGACGAGGTGTTCACGTCCACCTCAGAGAAGGAAATAGGGGAGCCTATGACAACCCAGATAACAACTTAGAACACGGAGGTTGTCACTGTCAGAACATCGAAAAATTTAGACAAAATAACATTTTTGATTCTAATATATACGACCCTATCTGAGTCCAACAACTCAACAAAACGGCAGCACTATCTTTAATTCATTTATCTGATATAATTGGCATCCACCGCTAGCAACGGTTGTTTGGAAGAAACCAGAAGTGGTGCTGGTCCATGTTGTCGTGATGATGCTCTCCGTTCCTTGTTGTCGTGACGACGCTGTCCGGTCCATGTTGCTGTGACGACGCTGTCCTCATGCTGACCGCTGCCTCCTGCCCAGTGCACCGCAGGGCTGCTGCAGCTGTTCGAGGTGGCCAAGGCCAGCATCCCAGCCGCCTTCTGGAGCCGCACGCCACTGGTCCTCAAGGCCACGGCCGGCCTGCGCCTGCTGCCCGGGGAGAAGGCCACGCAGCTCCTCAACAAGGTGGGAGCAGACCCCGCAGCTAGCTGGTGCTAATAATGTAGCTAGCTTGAGCTCAATACTGGAGCTCAGTACTGCAGCTAGCTAAATACTGTAGCTAGCtggtaggggtgtaacggtacatgtATTCGTATTGAACCGAATCGGTACAGACGTCACGGTTCGGCGCATGGATTTACACAGAGAATACACGGTATAAAATTGAATAAAATTGGCGTGcgaattaattaatgtaatgccGAACTAATTTTAGATCCGCGATCTTCAGGGACAACAGAGatgcctgaaagggtgccggcaaggTCAAGCTACACACGTAGTCCGCatattggtcgacagaatcgcacttctgtgacagggggataataaacaaacacattatccgcaaagtatttctggacaacggcgatagcctcgtttattgaagaaaatgttgcacaaaagtttgccgtcctaCATGGTAGGAGGGTACTGTCGGGGTGGAAACgtgagccgtaactgagctgcgcCGAAAcgcaccttcactactccaCCAAGCCAAACATCATTGTAAATGCCCAAATTCTGTGTGCTTTGCAGTTTCATAAACAAGACATGCTGAATCTTCAGTTTAATAACTAacgagagctccccacgctacggccatccggaggcgcacagagcttttggccgtgatattattatacaattatattatattatattatatactattatataaagagctccgggagtctcaaatggcaacaatcactttctcctccatgctgcagttcaccccggactgcactgcactgagttggccggttgaacgcagATTGGCTATAatgttacacatgtcactcagtggccacgctgttgaacgccgattggctgtcatcacgcgaatgtcgcgtcaaagtttaaatatttttaaagattgatagattgcggagaacataggacccttttcccagaaaagggtcctatgtccTATGccccccggtatgtatggctacaggggaacataggaccctttttgggaaaatcTGGGAACATagcacccggggaacatagggatgaccccaaATAAACGAACTAGCTACATACTGTCATTAGCTAAATACTGTAGCTAGCTGTAGCTCAATACTGTAGCTTAATACTGTAGCTAGCTAAATACACTAACTAGCTTAATACTGTCACTAGCTAAATACTGTAGCAAGCTGTAGCTAAATAGTGTAGCTAGTTAACTACTGTAGCTAGCCAAATAATCCAGCAATATGAATTCTGTAACTAGCTAAATATTATTCCGGGTGAAACTGAGCTTGCAGTGACTTTAGCAGCAGCGAGGATTGATTCACTAAAGAAGGTGGAGGTTTGGGATTagaacccttaaccctaacgGTGGAGGTGCCTTGCTCTGGGCTAGGGTAGATGTATCTACTTATGTATCTAGCATTGTGTGTTTAAGGGACGACTAGCCTGGATCATCCAAGCACTGTACAGGTCTGTACCGGTTGAACCGCCCAGACCGGTTTGTAACAGTCTGGCCGGTATGATTCTGTTGTCCTAACCTCTCTCACATACGTGGAGATGACAGCTTTCAGGGTTAGTCTCTGAACATTCACGTGGTCTTAGCTGATAATAAGCTACCGTAGCTTCTCTGTTGCTTTGCGGTCGCTCctggacgccgccgccgcacaaCAATGCTGCACCCTGGCTCCGCGTCCGCAGTGAGAGAGGCAAAGCCACGATTAACTCATTTTGGCTGAATGGCCTCGTCCTGTTATTACTGATTACTTAAAAGATTTAATCGACTTTCCCCTAAAATCAGCAGCACTAGCATCAGGGATGGAGAGGCATTAGCTTACCGCTAGGATATTAGCTAAAGTAAGTCAATTGCATAATAAAGAGCGGCTAAATACAAACTAGTAGCGAGGTACACGCAGCAGACTGCTCTTATGAAGGGTTGAGATTTCTGCTCCTCATTATCACTCTCTTggactctctctcactgtgtgtgtgtgtgtgtgtgtgtgtgtgtgtgtgtgtgtgtgtgtgtgtgtgtgtgtgtgtgtgtgtgtgtgtgtgtgtgtgtgtgtgtgtgtgtgtgtgtgtgtgtgtgtgtgtgtgtgtgtgtgtgtgtgtgtgcactcgtgCTCCATCTAAAGTGCTGTTCCTCCTTTCCAGGTGAGGGCGGTGTTTTCAGAGTCTCCCTTCCTGTCCAGCAGCGACGCCGTGTCCATCATGGACGGAACTGATGAAGGTAGGGGGTGCTGGGGGGGAAGGCGTATGTCCACCAATACCAGTGTTCCAGATACACTGTATAccttcacatacaaacacacagtacaTCTGCACACACCCAGTACATCTATAAATACCTCCACATAGATGGTGTTTTTAAAGGCATGGTACAGATGCAACTCCCAGACTCTAATCCAATCCTTTTAAAGTAGTTCAGACAACAGTTGTGTCCATGTAGGATAATGTGCTGTCTAatctcagtgggggggggggggtcctgattATCTCTTCATTATCCTCTTCAGCAGAGTGGCTTAGGTAGAACAATCAGCCTCTAATCCTGCTGCTCcttcattaccccccccccacccccccctgctgcccccAGCTAGCATCCAGCTAGTGCTATTGCTAGTGCTAGCGCTAGCCCGCGGGCGGGGCCAGCTCCCCACTGTGGTCCTATGGTCAGTTAGCGTCCTGATCCGGCCAGATGAGACGGGATGGAGGGACTTATGGGTAATCTGAAGGTCTAAGTGGTGCCCGCTCGCCATCGCCAGAGGATGAGGCGGGTTGCTAAGTAACCGCCTCCAGCTTGCTCGGCCCTCATCCCTTGGTCcctgtgcgtttgtttgtttgtaaatTGCTTCTTAGTGTCTTACGTCAAAGCTCCAGTGATACAGCCTCCCAAAGCCCCCGGTCCACGGGCGGGGGTCAGCACTGATACGGCGGTGGTAAGAGGCACTAATGTGGACCGCAGCTTTAAGGGGGCAGAGGTCAGCGCTGAGAtaccctcactctctccaggCTTCACCtcacagactgtgtgtgtgtgtgtgtgtgtgtgtgtgtgtgtgtgtgtgtgtgtgtgtgtgtgtgtgtgtgtgtgtgtgtgtgtgtgtgtgtgtgtgtgtgtgtgtgtgtgtgtgtgtgtgtgtgtgtctctctctctctagggatCTCGGCGTGGATCACTGTAAACTTCCTGACAGGTAAGCCAATCAGAAGCCTCATTTAACACAATCCAAGAAGGAGTGTTTACACTTCTTAGCCATATTCCATAATTAgtgacctccctctctccctccctccccctcccttcctccaggGGGTCTGGGCGCGGCTGACTCCCCCACGGTGGGCATGCTGGACCTGGGCGGAGGCTCCACCCAGATCACCTTCAACCCCCAGGACGAGGTAAGAGAAGGTCCGGACCGAGGTCAGACCTCCTCCTGGACCCGATCCAGGAGGAGGTCTGAGCTCTGATCCTCCTCtggtccaggaggaggtctGAGCTCTGATCCTCCTCtggtccaggaggaggtctGAGCTCTGATCCTCCTCtggtccaggaggaggtctgagctctgctcctcctctggtccaggaggaggtctgagctctgctcctcctctggtccaggaggaggtctgagctctgctcctctccctccagaaGACCATCCAGACGTCTCCAATCGACTTCATCAGCTCCATCCAGATGTTCAATACCAGCTACACCCTCTACTCCCACAggtaccctcccccctcctcccccatcctccccccttctAACCCCTTCTGCTAGCTTTTTAGTGTGTCCTGTGTGAGCGTTTTTGCTTGTCCTGTGTTAGCTTATGTTAGCGTTTTAGCGTGCTAGCCTAACGGGTCCTGTGTTAGCGTGTGTTAGCGTGCTAGCTTAATGGGtcctgtgttagtgtgtgttagcgtgctaGCCTAATGGGTCCTGTGTTAGCGTGTGTTACCGTGCTAGCCTAACGTGTCCTCTCTTTTCCAGCtatctgggtctgggtctcctCTCGGCCCGCCTGGCCGTCCTGGGGGGGGTCGAGGGTCAGGACGCCCCCGGTAGgtcactcctcctcttcatcttcctcctccgttTAATTCGCTGTCAGCGCCACCGGCTCCGCCCCTCTCCAATAAATCAGCCATTACCTCATCGCTTCACCAAGATTAGTTCCTCGTCCGACAGCTGTTAGAGCTGCTGGGGTTTAGCTCAAGAACCTcccagctcccctccctccctccctccctctctccctccccctccttccctccctctcacctcctccctctctctcttatttatttgtatatctCAGTAcagtcctgcccccccccctgaccaccagggggcgctgccCCCCTCATAATGAATGCGAGCGTCATGTGACCCTGGCGTCATGTGACCCTGGCGTCATGTGACCCTGGCGTCATGTGACCCTGGCGTCGTGTGGTCTCCCAGCAGGCAGTGTGGAGCTGGTCAGCCCGTGCCTGGCTCCAGAGCAGTCCTGCCCGTGGCAGCACGGGGAGGTGGTCTACACCGTCAGGGGGCAGAAGGAGGGCGAGCCGGTCTACGACGCGTGCCGGACCAAGGTGGAGAAGGTCCTCTACAGGAGGGTGCAGCCGGCCCCCGAGACCCGGGACCTGGACTTCTACGCCTTCTCCTTCTACTACGACCTGGCGGTGGACCTGCAGCTCATAGGTCAGCCTCCGCCTCACCCTCACACtgacctcacccccaccctccatcagcacctcacctcaccctcagcctcatcgtcaccctcaccctcaccccaccTGCCCCTCACCTCACCTTACCCTCAATCagcacctcaccctcaccccctcctccaccctcacctcaccctcccctcacctcaccTTACCCTCAATCagcacctcaccctcaccccctcctccaccctcaccacacCCTCCCttcacctcacccccaccctccatcaGCACCTCACCCTCATCGTCACCCTCACCCCACCTGCCCCTCACCTCACCTTACCCTCAATCAgcacctcacctcaccctcaTCGTCACCCTCACCACACCTGCCCCttacctcacccccaccctcaatcagcacctcacctcaccctcaTCGTCACCTCAACCTCACCTCACCCTCATCGtcaccctcacctcacctcacctctccctccccctaaccTCACCAAATGAACCAGTGAATTCATGACATGGTTTATAAACATCAGATATCCTCCTCAAAGcactgaatttatttatttcataaatcTGTCGTCTGTGTGTCGTCTTGTTTCGTCAACAGAGGCGGAGAAAGGCGGCACAGTTAAAGTTTCCGACTACTCGAATGCTGCCAAGAGAGGTGAGACAGTGCCCCCGTGTGGCGGCTACGCGGTACTGCACCAAACTGCACGCAACACGACTCCGACCCGACGCATGGTCCTGTTTACAATCACAATGATCTCTCAGTGGAACCTTTATAAGACCTTCAGAAGatttaagtgtgtatgtgtgtgtgcgtctcccaGTGTGTGAGAGGCCGTCAGATCAGAGCCCCTTCCTGTGTCTGGACCTTACCTACGTCTCGGTCCTGCTCCAGGAGCTCGGCTTCCCCCCCGACAAGGAGCTGAAGGtagcctcccccccaccacgccTTTGTGTCCCCACCACgcctgtgtgtccccccccgtccccctcggTGTGAACCAAGGAGTCTCCCGGTGGATGTCATGGTGACCTGtccgtgtgtctctgtctgtgtgtctctctgtctgtgtgtctctctgtccgtgtgTCTCTGTCCGTGTGTCTCCAGCTGGCCCGCACCATCGGGGAGGTGGAGACCAGCTGGCCGCTGGGGGCCGTCTTCCACTACATGGAGGCCAACCGGCGGTGAcctaggccccgcccctccgccACCGgaccggccaatcacagccggGGAACCTTTTAATCCAGCCCGACCTGCCCCTCGACCCAACACTgacaacaccacctcctcctcctcctcctcctcctctggttggTCAGATTCGCCAGGTGATGACCCGGTCTcctcctcagccaatcaggagcagTGGCTGCTGTCCTGTGTTTTCCCAGCAGGAGTCACCGCTCAACTGGAGGTCCTCCATGTTGTACCAATCGTCCTCAACGCCCCGGTGCTGTGACACCACTTCCTGTCCTCCCATCCcctgacaggaagtggagggttCAGGGAGGTGTCTGCTCTCAGGCTCCTGTTGGTGTCTGGACTCTGAAGACACTTTTTATTATTGTTCATACGACCGATGATGTTGTGATTCTGGGGGCCGAGGGGCCACCTGGGGGCCCTCATCGGAGTGGGGGTCCTCTTGGCAGCGTGTGGGCGTGGCCTCCGTCACACCGGCCCCGCCCTCTTCTCCCGCCCCTCGTACACccaaatcgtgtgtgtgtgtgtgtgtgtgtgtgtgtgtgtgtgtgtgtgtgtgtgtgtgtgtgtgtgtgtgtgtgtgtgtgtgtgtgtgtgtgtgtgtgtgtgtgtgtgtgtgtgtgtgtgtgtgtgtgtgtgtgtgtgtgtgtgtgtgtgtttaaggacACCTTCCTTTGTTTCCACAAGTGTCTTTAACAGttttaggggggtgggggggggtttagtCTCTCATTCTTGGACATGGTCTGGAGTCACATGACTCGGGTCAGGTGACCACCGGGCTCTGTCAGTTGACCTCTGCCCTCCGGGGCCAAGCCAAGGTTTTTGTATTCTCTGAGAATGTACTTTGTATTACTGTGCCATCGTACTGGTGTCTTAAAGTCACGTTGTGATGGTCAACAGAATGTATATCTTttcatgtgttttattaaaacagtgTTTAAACCACTACGCTGTGATCTTTAACACCGTTTGGAACGGCTGCTGATTTCAAATGATTGGTTGTTCATTCAAGTGGTTCTCAAATGAAATGAATTAAATCtgtcattcacccattcatacacacacaatctcagCTAGTCCggagggtgaggtgccttgctcagcgACTACCCGGCActaagctaggaggagccagggaccTAAATTGTTTCATGAATAATGTGCTGGGCCTTatcaaaaaaaaagtcaaactAGCAGCAGATCAGATGTTGTACCTGGGGAGGAGTTGAACAAACCAGTTGAACCAGCAGCAGATCAGATGTTGTACCTGGGGTTGAGTTGAACAAACCAGTGGAAACATCAGCAGATCACATGTTGTAcctgggggtgggtggaggcAACAGATGGGATCTGAACTTTCAGTGCGTGAGGAAATGCCTGATAACTATTCAATCTTCTTGTGTTTCAACATCAACCGATCATGTAGTAATAAGCATTTAGCGAAAATTATAATCAAGAACTGCAGCTGTAGTTCTGTGCCCCCTAGCGGCCACCGTCCAAACTGCCGCGCAGGAGCGGAGGCATCAAGGGCTGATTATgatcccacgttcacgcaacttaaggccgatacatacctccggatacggagagtttcgtccggtcccggaggtgtttcgtgggaacaataacaataaacaataaaataaaaatgtcaggtatatagtataatataagtttatacaaataatatatatatatatatatatatatatatatatatataatatatatatatatatatatatatagatgggtggatggatggatagatggatagatagataagacgaaacacctccgggaccggacgaaactgtccgtatccggaggtatgtatcggcctttatgctcagttacgtaagcgtaagcgcaagcgcaagaggcccttgcgcacccttgcgcaccccttgcgcgacttctcacgtcttgcgtgcatcgggcgatttttctagacttgcgtcattttttacgtaagcttttacgcgagccacgcagcctgcaaggctgtgattggtctgctggtctggttactacttcctgtctggagtatcacatttcctgttttcataccgccatttttaaaagccagAAGGCAAGGacgacccggcaggctcatatacaaaagcattaacgtgaagtgaagttaactttgctgccaacacattatgtcgttttaaaatgtagagagatatgcacatttatacaaccccaatgatcaacaacttcatcacccctgttcctctgtctgttgccatcattcactgtgtatggggagaacacgatctggcacataaacaaaccaacgactcccacagacaaagacgtcattctggaggtcgtcttcaacgaaaaactttactccacatattactccacctactgttctggcggtaaattgcttggcaacacgcgcaacacgcgcaacctaaaagggagcatgaattgctttgactaaattttgcgcaacaacgtaacaccaacgctgaagcatgcagccgcctttaagGGGGTTATCGAACCCTTACGTCCttgtggaccctccttgcgtgcACCGCAAGGGCCATgcgtgcgcctcccaaagatATTTtacttccgtcgaggcgacgcagcagcaagggctgtgattggtccgcttacttaaacccgacgcagaataAAGTTTCACGACTGCGTAGAAGCTTCTGCGTGttcattgcgttgcgtgaacgtgggaccataatcagtcCTTCAGTCGGGGCCGATCGTGCAGATTGAAGCGGTCCAGGACAATAAGGGGACGCGGTCACGCGGCATGTGCTTCTCTTATCTCAGTGTAACTTCAAGCACATCCCCAGCCAAACCCTGATGACTATCGGAATCCCTACCTAAATCCCTACTTAAAAAAGCCCTAATAAATCCATGCTGTTAAAATTAGAATTGTGTCACAATACAACTATTATTATTTCATAAATTAATTACAGAGCTAAATGAAGGCACAGTCTATTATCGTGTAGCCGATATGGATAGGCAATATTTTCTGTAGAAAGAGTTACACATTTTTAGTATCTCTTTAATTTTACTCCCACTGTATTTCCTGTCTGGTTTTTAAGATTCCAcatcatgcttttttagggttaataattaCATTTGGGGGTACTATTAGAATAGGGGCACATGCCTGAATGTTAGAAATACCCCTCTAAATACCCCCCTTTATTCTCACTGTTAATTtttgcaaaaccaatttcagcatCTTTCTAAAAAGGTCTGTTTTGTAACATGTCGCTTTTTTTtagcccagtctgctgtgattggtcgaacgATTTGCAACCCCTCAAATTCACAACCCagagaagttgtaaacattacgccccgtgcccactacctccgtccgttgactgatccccattgactttgaatggggaagGACGCGCAAttcattgtggatccgtccgttccgttggagcctttggctccgtcaagaagttgaaaaattttcaaCACATTTTTAGCCCCGATGCTTCCTTCCTTCAACCCTCCTTTAGCATTGGTTACTCCTGCTGCGCTTCCTTTGCGAAGGAAAGGAGTTAGTGGTATCCCATATCCTTTACGGtggcaatatttaaagcaacatgccACAGACGAAGTTTACAGACTCACGCGAAGACGCATGAGAGATGTGGTAAAGCAGAAgaatagaagagaagaaaatacaattgataattATGGATACAAATTCCAGAAACATAATTTTTTGAATATAAATGAATTAATCTATTACTGGTTAATAAGCACATAAAATATAtcataagaaaataaattgcTCAAATCGTGGATGGCTCAAATGCAGGCGATCTGAAACGCAGCCATTGCGGGTAGCCGGGGGGCGGGACTTTTGCCCGCCCCCCCTTTTGCCCACCGCCCACTCCAAGCCCACCCGTCACACTATTACGGGAGTAAAGTTTGAGTTCAAACGAGCTGTTTCACGTCCTTATTGAGGGCCGTTATTCTCGGCGCAAACACTCCCCTTAGGCAGGACTAGGATTTGTCTAGCTCagcagacgtaaaacatgtAGCAACTTCATAAGGGAGAAGTCgaaaagcatgatatcacccctttaataaATCCCCCTAATCTTATCGGGGGTCTGACTGCACCGCGCCCATTCCGCCGCGTTGGGGCGCCCCTCCACCGGGGACCGCACCGCGCCCGGCCCGCCGCGGGGGGGCGCCCTTCCACCGGGGACCGCCACCCAGGCCCCGGATGTGGCAGACTGCACCTCCCCCAGCTGCCGAGCCTCCTCCGTCCACCTCCCGGTCCCCGAGCCTCCACCCAGCGGCTCTCCCTGTGCCACTGCAGTGAAAACGGTCGCTTAACCAGAACAGGAGCCGGGCTTAGACCAACACGACCCGACCAGTAAGACCAGTAAGACCACCGTCAGTGCTCCGCAGACCTCAGACTCCAGCTCCTTTTTCTGTGCGCCGCCTTTCCTTCACATCGTCTGGATTTCGTCATCGTACCGGCAAGATGGTAAGAAACGACTCGTATTTTCTGCCCATCGACCGATAGATAAACACGGTGGGCCGGACCGGGTCCCTGGTCCACGGTCCCCCGAGGGGTGTTGGGTCCACGGTCCCCCGGTCGGACGACAGCTGGGCTCAGGGTCTGGACCCCGGGTCTGGACCCCGTCTCCTCCGGAGGGGACGGATCGCTCCTCTGAAGACAGCCGTCCCTCGGTGCTCCTACCTCCAGCCTGTGGCCCACTTAGACCCACCAGACC harbors:
- the entpd6 gene encoding ectonucleoside triphosphate diphosphohydrolase 6 isoform X3 → MRIPRLASVFLSVAGLLAYLMYVKQHYARPAAAQYRPPGYTLLRGPAGDPGPATDEPAKWHFRYGVMIDAGSTGTRIHVFKFLHQLNEVPKLAHETFKAIKPGLSAYADDPDQCTAGLLQLFEVAKASIPAAFWSRTPLVLKATAGLRLLPGEKATQLLNKVRAVFSESPFLSSSDAVSIMDGTDEGISAWITVNFLTGGLGAADSPTVGMLDLGGGSTQITFNPQDETIQTSPIDFISSIQMFNTSYTLYSHSYLGLGLLSARLAVLGGVEGQDAPAGSVELVSPCLAPEQSCPWQHGEVVYTVRGQKEGEPVYDACRTKVEKVLYRRVQPAPETRDLDFYAFSFYYDLAVDLQLIEAEKGGTVKVSDYSNAAKRVCERPSDQSPFLCLDLTYVSVLLQELGFPPDKELKLARTIGEVETSWPLGAVFHYMEANRR
- the entpd6 gene encoding ectonucleoside triphosphate diphosphohydrolase 6 isoform X2: MRIPRLASVFLSVAGLLAYLMYVKQHYARPAAAQYRPPGYTLLRGPAGDPGPATDEPAKWHFRYGVMIDAGSTGTRIHVFKFLHQLNEVPKLAHETFKAIKPGLSAYADDPDQCTAGLLQLFEVAKASIPAAFWSRTPLVLKATAGLRLLPGEKATQLLNKVRAVFSESPFLSSSDAVSIMDGTDEGISAWITVNFLTGGLGAADSPTVGMLDLGGGSTQITFNPQDEKTIQTSPIDFISSIQMFNTSYTLYSHSYLGLGLLSARLAVLGGVEGQDAPGSVELVSPCLAPEQSCPWQHGEVVYTVRGQKEGEPVYDACRTKVEKVLYRRVQPAPETRDLDFYAFSFYYDLAVDLQLIEAEKGGTVKVSDYSNAAKRVCERPSDQSPFLCLDLTYVSVLLQELGFPPDKELKLARTIGEVETSWPLGAVFHYMEANRR
- the entpd6 gene encoding ectonucleoside triphosphate diphosphohydrolase 6 isoform X1, with product MRIPRLASVFLSVAGLLAYLMYVKQHYARPAAAQYRPPGYTLLRGPAGDPGPATDEPAKWHFRYGVMIDAGSTGTRIHVFKFLHQLNEVPKLAHETFKAIKPGLSAYADDPDQCTAGLLQLFEVAKASIPAAFWSRTPLVLKATAGLRLLPGEKATQLLNKVRAVFSESPFLSSSDAVSIMDGTDEGISAWITVNFLTGGLGAADSPTVGMLDLGGGSTQITFNPQDEKTIQTSPIDFISSIQMFNTSYTLYSHSYLGLGLLSARLAVLGGVEGQDAPAGSVELVSPCLAPEQSCPWQHGEVVYTVRGQKEGEPVYDACRTKVEKVLYRRVQPAPETRDLDFYAFSFYYDLAVDLQLIEAEKGGTVKVSDYSNAAKRVCERPSDQSPFLCLDLTYVSVLLQELGFPPDKELKLARTIGEVETSWPLGAVFHYMEANRR